Proteins encoded within one genomic window of Natator depressus isolate rNatDep1 chromosome 1, rNatDep2.hap1, whole genome shotgun sequence:
- the NXPE3 gene encoding NXPE family member 3 isoform X1 has translation MIVDSTRETSADGDSGSMSSPLNLAYFYSASPYSSDGSCSPAHSAPGSPGSDSELSVSSSSGGGGGRRRDSLDGARQALQAERHMGGGKQHRGPFQGVRVKNSVKELLLHIRSNKQMSLGHVADEFKAQAGLMNYEQLTELKNILAHSGKREAHESLSDGPSYKRPATFHSHLLTPPQTPTSMDNMEDAHKNEPKHNGSDLLQNIINIKNESNPVSLNTVQVSWLHTISNHNSPGDRYQDIQGAQAFSPSEKYQAFQANSPQQMLDPPQNYQFSSSQTQDLPQKYTRDSLLEYRPFSGNDQSPAYQQNIFESHELQYCPTQSFESLLNDSEHSENILQPLAPAHQQSDVNAHTQNFSLVPNNSCSMLDGHNSSLTTLNVSLQHQGIVRNTTQLGKSFFQWQVEQEENKLASISQEQILAKDSDGDTFLHIAVAQGRRALSYVLARKMATLHMLDIKEHNGQSAFQVAVAANQHLIVQDLVSLGAQVNTTDCWGRTPLHVCAEKGHSQVLQAIQKGAIGSTQYVDLEATNYDGFTALHCAVLAHNAVVHELRNSQPPHSPEVQELLLKNKSLVDTIKALIQMGASVEAKDGKSGRSALHLAAEEANLELIRFFLDLPNCLSFVNAKAYNGNTALHVAASLQYRVSQLDAVRLLMRKGADPSARNLENEQPVHLVPDGPVGEQIRRILKGKAVQQRASPY, from the exons ATGATCGTGGACAGCACCCGGGAGACGTCGGCCGACGGCGACTCCGGCTCCATGAGCAGCCCCCTCAACCTGGCCTATTTCTATAGCGCCTCCCCCTACTCCAGCGATGGCAGCTGCTCGCCGGCGCACTCCGCCCCGGGGTCGCCCGGCTCCGACTCGGAGCTGTccgtcagcagcagcagcggcggcggcggcggccggagGAGGGACTCCCTGGACGGCGCCCGCCAAGCCCTGCAAG CTGAACGCCACATGGGGGGAGGAAAGCAGCACAGAGGACCTTTCCAAGGGGTTCGTGTGAAAAATTCAGTGAAGGAGCTCCTATTGCACATTAGAAGCAACAAACAGATGTCCTTAGGCCATGTTGCTGATGAATTCAAG GCGCAAGCAGGATTGATGAACTACGAACAGTTAACAG AGTTGAAGAACATACTCGCTCATAGTGGTAAAAGAGAGGCTCATGAGTCTCTCTCTGATGGACCCAGTTACAAAAGACCAGCTACGTTCCACTCTCACCTCTTG ACACCACCACAAACACCAACCTCTATGGATAACATGGAGGATGCCCATAAAAATGAACCAAAACATAACGGTTCTGACCTGCTtcaaaatattataaatattaaGAATGAGTCGaatcctgtttctctgaacacagtGCAGGTCAGCTGGCTGCACACCATATCTAACCATAACTCACCAGGGGACCGATATCAGGATATCCAAGGGGCACAGGCTTTCTCCCCGTCTGAGAAGTACCAAGCCTTCCAAGCCAATAGTCCCCAACAAATGCTGGATCCACCCCAGAATtaccagttttcttcttcacaGACTCAGGATTTGCCACAGAAATATACTCGGGATTCATTACTGGAATACAGGCCATTTTCTGGCAATGACCAGTCCCCTGCCTACCAGCAGAATATCTTTGAAAGCCACGAACTGCAGTATTGCCCAACCCAAAGTTTTGAATCTCTCTTGAATGATTCTGAACACTCAGAGAATATACTCCAGCCTCTAGCCCCTGCCCATCAGCAGTCTGATGTCAATGCCCACACTCAGAATTTCAGCCTAGTACCAAATAACAGCTGTAGTATGCTCGATGGACACAATTCATCTCTGACTACTCTGAATGTCTCTCTACAACACCAAGGTATTGTCAGAAACACAACACAACTAGGCAAGTCATTCTTTCAGTGGCAAGTGGAACAGGAAGAAAACAAACTGGCCAGCATCTCTCAAGAGCAGATCCTTGCAAAAGACTCAGATGGGGACAC GTTCCTTCACATTGCTGTTGCCCAGGGTCGACGGGCTCTTTCCTATGTTCTTGCTAGAAAGATGGCTACTCTGCACATGTTGGATATTAAAGAACACAATGGCCAG AGTGCCTTTCAGGTGGCTGTGGCGGCCAATCAGCATCTTATTGTTCAGGACCTGGTTAGCCTGGGGGCCCAAGTGAACACCACAGACTGCTGGGGTAGAACGCCATTGCATGTTTGTGCTGAGAAGGGGCATTCCCAAGTCCTTCAG GCAATCCAGAAGGGAGCCATTGGAAGTACTCAGTATGTGGACCTTGAGGCGACAAACTATGATG ggTTCACGGCTTTGCACTGTGCAGTGCTGGCCCATAACGCTGTGGTGCACGAACTCCGGAACAGTCAGCCGCCGCACTCTCCTGAAGTCCAGGAGCTTCTCTTGAAAAACAAGAGTCTGGTGGACACCATCAAAGCTCTGATCCAAATGGGAGCCTCTGTTGAAGCAAAA gatGGTAAAAGTGGTCGCTCGGCTCTGCATTTGGCAGCAGAAGAAGCCAATCTGGAGCTTATTCGTTTCTTTTTGGATCTACCCAACTGCCTCTCTTTCGTTAACGCAAAG GCTTACAATGGCAACACAGCACTCCATGTGGCTGCCAGCCTGCAGTATCGGGTGAGTCAGTTGGATGCAGTTCGTCTGCTGATGCGAAAGGGAGCTGATCCAAGTGCTAGAAACTTGGAGAATGAGCAACCAGTTCACCTGGTTCCTGATGGCCCTGTAGGAGAACAG aTACGGCGTATCCTGAAGGGGAAGGCAGTTCAGCAAAGAGCTTCACCATATTAA